Proteins encoded together in one Desulfovibrio sp. UCD-KL4C window:
- the ablB gene encoding putative beta-lysine N-acetyltransferase, with amino-acid sequence MTPDKIKNIGQSTIQIGPLNDRIYLMKLSSEDMPDIVSELKNKAEAADVSKIFAKVPSELSPHFVSAGFAQEATVPNLFSNDDGTFLSFYRSSDRAKIDDQNKLDHIIEVAKGKSGTGINAQLAEGLNLRKLTATDSSNLAALYKKVFSTYPFPVHDEEYIKNEINQNGCFYGVFNKGELIGAASAEAGHDGWSVELTDFAVLPEYRKKGIAGTLLHKLEEESRVSGKKCFFTIARACSYGINSLFAKAGYTYSGTIPNNTNISGSLETMNIWFKHPTA; translated from the coding sequence ATGACTCCTGATAAAATAAAAAATATTGGTCAAAGCACAATACAAATCGGCCCGCTGAATGATAGAATTTATCTAATGAAACTTTCATCAGAGGACATGCCAGATATTGTTTCAGAGTTAAAAAACAAAGCAGAAGCTGCCGATGTATCGAAGATTTTTGCTAAAGTACCAAGCGAGTTGTCACCGCACTTTGTCTCCGCAGGATTTGCACAGGAAGCTACCGTTCCAAATTTATTTTCCAATGATGATGGAACTTTTTTAAGCTTCTACAGATCCTCTGATAGAGCTAAAATTGATGACCAAAATAAACTTGATCATATTATTGAAGTTGCAAAAGGCAAATCCGGAACAGGAATTAATGCCCAGCTTGCAGAGGGATTGAATCTTAGAAAATTAACTGCAACTGATAGCAGCAATCTTGCTGCACTGTACAAAAAAGTGTTCAGCACCTATCCTTTCCCTGTCCATGATGAGGAGTATATTAAAAATGAAATTAATCAAAATGGCTGTTTTTATGGGGTTTTTAATAAAGGGGAATTAATAGGAGCAGCCTCTGCCGAAGCGGGGCATGATGGCTGGAGTGTTGAACTTACCGACTTTGCAGTACTTCCAGAATACCGTAAAAAAGGGATCGCCGGAACATTACTGCACAAACTGGAAGAAGAATCTCGAGTATCAGGTAAAAAGTGTTTCTTCACGATTGCACGGGCCTGTTCGTATGGAATAAACTCTCTATTCGCAAAAGCTGGCTATACGTACTCCGGAACGATTCCAAATAATACTAATATCAGCGGAAGCCTTGAAACAATGAATATATGGTTTAAACATCCAACCGCTTAA
- the ablA gene encoding lysine 2,3-aminomutase, producing MEVYNLHQQHLSDILDEDSSKDDWNDWKWHIRNSIKTVAGFEKALDIKFSDKERKMHEQTLKKFPLAVTPYYLSLIHSDDYKNDPIFRQSFPDPRELIISRCDMVDPLHEDGDSPVPGITHRYPDRVLFHVSNICSMYCRHCTRKRKVGDVDSIPDMEQLEAGFEYIRNTPQIRDVLLSGGDPFMLSDEKLDWLLTKIGEIEHVEVVRIGTRMPVVLPYRITDNLVNMLKKHHPLWINTHFNHPRELTASSRKALTKLADAGIPLGNQSVLLAGINDCPRLIKTLNHKLVKNRVRPYYLYQCDLSEGLSHFRTPVGKGIEILESLRGHTSGFAVPTYVIDAPGGGGKIPVMPNYIVSWATNKIILRNYEGVITTYAEPDSYECNYCDRNCEECNLQLMEEDAEEKPIGIAKLLSDWDETLSLTPEENERTERSANDS from the coding sequence ATGGAAGTATACAATTTACACCAACAACATTTATCAGACATTTTAGATGAAGATTCATCAAAAGACGATTGGAATGACTGGAAATGGCATATCCGTAACTCAATAAAAACTGTCGCAGGATTTGAAAAAGCTTTGGATATAAAATTCAGCGACAAAGAAAGAAAAATGCATGAGCAGACACTGAAAAAATTTCCTCTTGCAGTTACTCCATATTATTTATCTCTTATTCATAGTGATGATTACAAAAACGACCCTATATTCAGACAATCTTTTCCTGACCCGCGCGAACTCATAATCAGCCGCTGCGACATGGTTGACCCGTTGCATGAAGACGGAGACAGCCCTGTTCCGGGCATTACTCATAGATATCCGGATCGCGTCCTGTTTCATGTCAGCAACATCTGCTCTATGTATTGCAGGCATTGTACCCGCAAAAGAAAAGTCGGTGATGTTGATTCAATTCCTGATATGGAACAGCTGGAAGCAGGTTTTGAATACATTCGCAATACTCCGCAAATTAGAGATGTCCTGCTTTCCGGTGGTGACCCCTTCATGCTGTCCGATGAAAAACTGGATTGGCTGCTTACCAAAATTGGTGAAATTGAACATGTAGAAGTTGTACGAATAGGAACTCGCATGCCAGTTGTTCTGCCTTACAGAATAACAGACAACCTAGTAAACATGCTAAAAAAGCATCACCCACTATGGATTAATACTCATTTTAACCATCCACGAGAACTGACAGCCTCCTCTAGAAAAGCTTTAACAAAACTTGCAGATGCAGGTATTCCTCTAGGGAACCAAAGTGTTCTTCTTGCCGGTATCAATGACTGTCCTAGACTTATCAAAACACTTAACCATAAACTGGTTAAAAACAGAGTACGCCCTTATTATCTTTACCAATGTGACCTTTCTGAAGGGTTGTCACATTTCAGAACTCCAGTGGGTAAAGGAATAGAAATACTTGAAAGTCTACGTGGACACACCAGCGGATTTGCTGTGCCTACTTACGTTATTGATGCTCCAGGTGGTGGCGGTAAAATCCCGGTAATGCCGAACTATATAGTCTCGTGGGCGACAAACAAAATCATTCTCAGGAACTACGAAGGGGTAATAACCACTTACGCCGAACCGGATTCTTACGAGTGCAATTACTGCGATAGAAACTGTGAAGAATGCAACCTCCAGCTAATGGAAGAGGACGCCGAAGAGAAACCTATCGGAATTGCGAAACTGCTTTCAGACTGGGATGAAACTCTCAGCCTTACGCCCGAAGAAAATGAAAGAACAGAAAGAAGTGCCAATGACTCCTGA
- a CDS encoding helix-turn-helix transcriptional regulator produces MSSDQQSNSERLPEQISDVFESFSDFVLFADSNGIICHANKPAQAFFDGHLLGETLWSVFKVETESLSDFIKLYPSEKIHEIPYGESGGSYSLRLIPLPVPLCSNGFLAIVTNNAPLLELHETYEERIETSLEETREQVDGMNVALRTVIESVEEEKKDMHEDFALQVREQIIPALDRMIKEPLPQMRKSFGKFIKDRLEALTGKAGDQFEDLLLKLTPREIEICRYIETGKSSEHTAELLGLSVDTILTHRKNIRRKLGLRGKNISLISYLKHQNNS; encoded by the coding sequence TTGAGCTCAGATCAGCAGAGCAACTCAGAGAGACTTCCGGAACAGATATCAGATGTATTTGAATCTTTTTCTGATTTCGTTTTATTCGCCGACAGCAATGGTATTATCTGTCATGCCAATAAGCCTGCACAGGCTTTTTTTGACGGACACTTGCTCGGAGAAACTCTTTGGAGTGTTTTCAAAGTAGAAACTGAATCTCTCTCTGACTTTATTAAGCTTTACCCATCTGAGAAAATTCATGAAATACCTTACGGAGAAAGCGGAGGAAGCTACTCCCTGCGCCTCATACCATTGCCTGTTCCACTTTGTTCAAATGGCTTTCTAGCCATTGTAACCAACAATGCTCCGCTGCTGGAACTCCACGAAACATATGAAGAACGGATTGAAACCAGTCTGGAAGAAACACGTGAACAGGTCGACGGTATGAATGTAGCTCTGAGAACAGTCATTGAGTCAGTTGAAGAAGAAAAAAAAGACATGCATGAAGACTTTGCCCTGCAAGTCCGAGAGCAGATTATCCCGGCTCTCGACAGAATGATCAAAGAACCGCTGCCGCAAATGCGAAAGAGCTTCGGTAAGTTCATTAAAGATCGCCTAGAAGCTCTTACAGGAAAAGCAGGAGATCAATTTGAGGATCTGCTTCTTAAACTAACCCCCCGCGAAATTGAAATCTGCCGCTACATTGAAACAGGAAAAAGCAGTGAGCATACCGCGGAATTGCTGGGTCTTTCAGTAGATACAATTCTGACTCACCGTAAAAATATTCGCCGCAAGCTGGGCCTGCGAGGTAAAAATATATCCCTCATTTCTTACCTGAAACACCAAAACAATTCATAA
- a CDS encoding GNAT family N-acetyltransferase, translated as MAIDMTDEDETIQTEEAEVQLKLSLGLQANEAEEVLQLASKCQNLTPDNLMLAEEAAWEAAFSTGESSRIFIKAHVVNGDEQIFVGFVCFGTIPGEEDCYELYLAAVDDAYQGIGIGTALLDEVERQVSMYNGSLILCELPAHRSFVPVHYFFEALGYERQSQYYPFFVPTQGNLVYAKEVEQFEEEYED; from the coding sequence ATGGCGATTGATATGACTGATGAAGATGAAACAATCCAGACTGAAGAAGCTGAAGTTCAACTGAAACTAAGCTTAGGGTTGCAAGCTAATGAGGCAGAAGAAGTTCTGCAACTTGCCAGCAAATGTCAGAATCTGACTCCGGACAACCTTATGCTTGCAGAAGAAGCTGCTTGGGAAGCAGCTTTCAGCACAGGAGAGTCAAGCCGCATCTTTATTAAAGCACACGTAGTAAACGGTGATGAACAAATTTTTGTCGGCTTCGTATGCTTTGGAACCATCCCGGGAGAAGAAGATTGCTATGAACTGTATCTGGCTGCCGTGGACGATGCATATCAAGGGATAGGCATTGGGACCGCACTACTTGATGAAGTTGAAAGACAAGTTTCCATGTACAATGGAAGCTTAATCTTATGTGAGTTGCCGGCGCACAGATCCTTCGTCCCAGTCCATTATTTTTTTGAAGCACTTGGATATGAAAGACAATCGCAGTACTACCCTTTCTTTGTACCGACACAAGGCAACCTTGTTTATGCCAAGGAAGTAGAACAATTTGAAGAAGAATACGAAGATTAG
- a CDS encoding sigma-54-dependent Fis family transcriptional regulator yields the protein MRKQLVITNNEHIVSSTDEHTGGHKTGPETERSYKNDVLHSELDYLRDQFWREDFKEVVKTKSKAMQDVLQKVQQVSNTRTTVLLSGETGTGKTLIARLIHAHSNRKDAPFISVHCGAIPDTLVESELFGHEKGAFTGAVRRKLGKFELANMGTLFLDEIGTVSSAVQVKLLDVLQERQIQRIGGETNIPLNVRVIAATNDNLNDLCTKGYFRRDLFYRLNVFPIVIPPLRERKNDILQLSSEFISHFSTQLNKNITDISPEVMEAFLDYDWPGNVRELENIIERACILEQTPILRPSSFPIEFFKNRLAQHPASIDASLPLAHARQTAIDIFELAYLTHLLKDNKGIIKDAAKSADITTRQLNKLMNKHALLRQDFVAK from the coding sequence ATGCGTAAACAACTTGTAATCACCAATAATGAACATATTGTAAGTTCTACAGATGAGCATACAGGTGGACATAAAACTGGACCTGAGACAGAGCGTTCATATAAAAATGACGTACTCCACTCCGAGCTTGATTACCTGCGCGACCAATTCTGGCGGGAAGATTTCAAAGAAGTCGTAAAAACCAAAAGCAAAGCGATGCAGGATGTACTGCAAAAAGTACAACAAGTATCAAACACCCGCACCACTGTGCTTCTTTCCGGCGAAACAGGAACAGGTAAAACCCTCATTGCAAGGCTCATTCATGCACACAGCAACCGCAAAGATGCCCCTTTCATAAGCGTACATTGCGGAGCAATTCCTGATACACTTGTTGAGAGTGAACTGTTCGGGCATGAAAAAGGAGCTTTTACCGGAGCTGTCCGCCGCAAGCTCGGAAAATTTGAACTTGCAAATATGGGAACGCTGTTTCTAGATGAAATAGGAACAGTCAGTTCCGCAGTTCAAGTTAAGCTGCTTGATGTGTTGCAGGAACGTCAGATTCAAAGAATTGGTGGAGAAACGAACATCCCCCTTAATGTGCGAGTTATCGCTGCAACCAATGACAACTTAAACGATCTTTGCACAAAAGGATATTTCAGGCGTGATTTGTTTTACAGACTGAACGTTTTCCCAATTGTAATACCGCCCCTGCGTGAACGCAAAAATGATATTTTACAGCTTTCCAGTGAATTTATCTCTCATTTCAGCACGCAGCTTAATAAAAATATAACTGACATTAGCCCCGAAGTGATGGAAGCTTTTCTAGACTACGACTGGCCGGGTAATGTACGTGAACTTGAAAATATCATTGAACGCGCCTGTATCCTTGAGCAGACTCCTATACTTCGTCCTTCCAGCTTTCCTATTGAATTCTTTAAAAACCGCTTAGCCCAGCATCCTGCAAGCATAGATGCAAGCCTTCCGCTGGCACATGCCAGACAAACGGCAATTGACATTTTTGAATTAGCCTATCTCACCCACCTTCTGAAAGATAACAAAGGCATAATCAAAGATGCAGCTAAAAGTGCGGACATCACTACCCGCCAGCTTAACAAGCTTATGAATAAACATGCCTTGTTAAGGCAAGATTTTGTCGCAAAATAG
- a CDS encoding cupin domain-containing protein, producing the protein MEESGFLSKVPNPAIIKNIDHGIVVNLADLVTYQKGQVVSRTLSQHKAVTLTLFAFDIGEGLSTHTAPGDAMVQVLDGRAEVTIGDNIFSVEAGQAIVMPANTPHGLNAEVRFKMLLTLIKDKSD; encoded by the coding sequence ATGGAAGAATCAGGCTTTCTCTCAAAAGTTCCTAACCCAGCAATTATTAAGAATATTGACCATGGAATCGTTGTAAACTTGGCTGATCTTGTTACGTATCAGAAGGGACAGGTTGTCAGCAGAACTCTTTCACAGCATAAAGCTGTGACTCTTACGCTGTTTGCCTTTGATATAGGGGAAGGGCTCAGCACTCATACTGCGCCAGGTGATGCTATGGTTCAGGTGCTTGATGGCAGGGCAGAAGTAACAATTGGTGATAATATCTTCAGTGTCGAAGCAGGGCAAGCAATTGTTATGCCTGCTAATACCCCTCATGGGCTTAATGCTGAGGTCCGTTTTAAAATGCTGCTGACTCTTATTAAAGATAAAAGTGATTAA
- a CDS encoding efflux RND transporter periplasmic adaptor subunit, with protein sequence MSKKCVLVAGFGVAITLLVLWIAGIFNSGMIQPGRIVPTRPVEDPALITKAELAVVPVLYEAVGTVRPKTETNIEAQVTGKVLSVRVRAGDKVKRDDKLIVLDSRGLQTRLESAEQGLKSAEASQRQAREIINAAKAAADTTTATWKRMKTLFDSKVATRDELDRIEGQYLQAKARLAQADDGFYAALAQVKQAAKAVEEARINLGYTIITANTDGEVSKRMVEPGDIAFPGKSLMLIQTSGSLRLEALVREGVIGKVRPGVKLPVEIQALDERTVGIVEEVVPSADPSTRTFLVKIGLEPMPGLYSGMFGRLLVPLREKEVVVVPKRAVSRVGQLETVLIKSEGTWEPVFVRTGNVHDDKIEILSGLSGNETLGLDSQEVGEGVK encoded by the coding sequence ATGAGTAAAAAATGTGTTTTGGTTGCCGGGTTTGGAGTTGCGATTACTTTATTGGTTTTATGGATCGCAGGTATATTCAACTCCGGTATGATTCAGCCGGGTCGGATTGTTCCTACCAGACCAGTGGAAGATCCTGCTTTAATTACTAAGGCTGAACTTGCCGTTGTTCCTGTCCTATACGAAGCTGTCGGAACAGTGCGCCCTAAGACCGAAACCAATATAGAAGCTCAAGTTACAGGTAAAGTTCTCAGTGTTCGCGTTCGAGCAGGTGATAAGGTTAAGCGAGATGATAAACTGATTGTACTCGACAGCCGTGGTCTTCAGACCCGTCTGGAAAGTGCTGAGCAGGGGCTTAAATCTGCTGAGGCTTCACAGCGTCAGGCAAGAGAAATTATTAATGCTGCCAAGGCTGCTGCAGATACAACGACCGCTACGTGGAAGCGAATGAAAACTTTGTTTGACAGTAAGGTGGCAACTCGTGATGAGCTTGATCGTATTGAGGGGCAGTACTTACAGGCAAAAGCTCGTCTTGCGCAGGCAGATGACGGTTTTTATGCAGCTTTAGCACAGGTTAAGCAAGCAGCTAAAGCCGTAGAAGAAGCACGCATTAATCTCGGGTATACAATTATCACTGCGAACACAGACGGTGAGGTTTCTAAGAGAATGGTTGAACCAGGCGACATCGCTTTTCCCGGTAAAAGCCTCATGCTCATTCAAACAAGCGGTTCTTTAAGGCTTGAAGCTCTTGTGAGGGAGGGAGTCATCGGGAAAGTAAGACCCGGTGTAAAGTTACCTGTTGAAATTCAGGCGTTAGATGAGCGCACAGTCGGGATTGTTGAGGAGGTTGTGCCGTCTGCCGATCCTTCCACACGTACTTTTCTAGTTAAAATAGGGCTGGAACCTATGCCGGGGCTATATTCCGGCATGTTCGGACGTTTGCTCGTTCCCTTACGAGAAAAAGAAGTTGTAGTCGTTCCTAAAAGAGCTGTTTCGCGGGTAGGCCAGCTTGAAACTGTTTTGATTAAAAGCGAGGGAACATGGGAACCTGTTTTTGTGCGTACAGGAAATGTTCATGATGATAAGATAGAAATTTTATCAGGTTTGAGCGGAAACGAGACTCTTGGTCTGGATTCACAGGAAGTAGGCGAGGGAGTAAAATGA
- a CDS encoding efflux RND transporter permease subunit: MSNSESDHESAKSQGIIASFVRFFLHSKLTAILVIASVLLGITAIQLTPREEEPQIVVPMADIMVSAPGVGVEEVEKLITTPLERLLWQIDGVEYVYSTSYRDSSMVTVRFFVGENREESLIKLHNAITKNSDLVPGIVSGWAVKPIEIDDVPIVALTLHPAENHPEISDFELRRVAEELSQRLAEVEDLSRISLISGRSREIRVELSPERMAGLNVSPMNIVQTLKGADQSAVAGSVLSGNREITVSANSFLESAEDVRNLVVGVFDSKPVYLRDVAQIEDGPAEPSSYSRIGFSRQYLTQVGKDPELPSRSAVTIALSKKKGSNAVAVADAVLARLNELKTTVLPAGIDVEVTRNYGKTADAKVDDLLNSLGFAVFTVVLLLAFTLGWREAAIVALAVPVSFSLALFVNYMLGYTINRVTLFALILSLGLVVDDPITNVDNIQRHILMKKKKPAEATLDAVSEVLPPVIMSTLAIIVSFVPLFFITGMMGPYMAPMAANVPLTVTFSTVCALTIVPWMALRLLKNIKPKAGTRMSSGSGTGKVERFYSRIITPFLESSAKRWMLLGVIVFGLIISLALAGLRFVPLKMLPFDNKNEFQIVIDMDEGTPLEQTDRVVREFEQVLRGVPEITNFVTYTGEPSPMDFNGMVRHYYWRNGGNMADIRINLADKSQRSEQSHAIVLRLRHELEAVAKRNNAKIKIVESPPGPPVISTITTEIYGAEDRPYSALIEGARQIEGVMADEPGVVDIDDTTESDRVMVDFVLDKEKAALHGVTALSVVTTLQMALSGMVPATVHVDGERFPLPVKLILPRIRRSDAGTLSQIKVKTMDGKSVSLAELGKFVEVNQEQPIYHKNLKRVVYVFAEMAGRAPGEAVLDMQSKLKADPLPPFIWSEWAGEGEWQITLDVFRDLGIAFAAALLGIYILLIVETGSFGMPLLIMSAIPLTLLGIMPGFWLLNVIGTESVVGMVGEAFADPVFFTATSMIGMIALGGIVIRNSLVLIDFVRKSTAEGMDLKTALIRSGAVRLRPIALTAATTALGAWPITLDPIFSGLAWALIFGLIASTLFTLVVIPVGYFVFERK; encoded by the coding sequence ATGAGTAATTCTGAGTCAGACCATGAAAGCGCAAAATCACAAGGGATAATAGCATCCTTTGTACGTTTTTTTCTGCACTCAAAGCTTACAGCTATTTTGGTCATTGCTTCCGTCTTGCTGGGAATTACCGCGATCCAGCTGACTCCGAGAGAGGAGGAACCTCAGATCGTTGTGCCGATGGCTGATATTATGGTCAGTGCTCCCGGAGTCGGTGTTGAAGAGGTTGAGAAACTTATTACCACTCCGCTAGAGCGTCTTTTGTGGCAGATTGATGGAGTTGAATATGTTTATTCAACTTCTTATCGAGATTCCTCTATGGTCACGGTTCGTTTTTTTGTCGGAGAGAATCGCGAAGAATCTCTTATCAAACTGCACAACGCTATTACTAAAAATTCTGACCTTGTACCTGGTATTGTTTCAGGATGGGCCGTAAAGCCTATCGAGATTGATGATGTACCTATTGTTGCTTTGACTTTGCATCCCGCTGAAAACCATCCTGAAATTTCAGACTTTGAATTGCGCCGCGTGGCAGAGGAACTGTCACAGCGACTTGCGGAAGTGGAAGACCTTTCGCGTATCTCTCTTATTTCCGGCAGGTCGCGTGAGATCAGGGTGGAGCTTTCACCTGAGCGTATGGCAGGATTAAATGTTTCCCCCATGAATATCGTTCAGACTTTAAAGGGAGCGGATCAGTCCGCTGTGGCTGGATCAGTCTTGTCTGGTAATCGCGAGATAACTGTTTCTGCAAATTCTTTTCTTGAATCAGCAGAAGATGTGCGCAATTTGGTAGTTGGTGTTTTTGATTCGAAACCTGTTTATCTGCGTGATGTTGCTCAGATAGAAGACGGTCCGGCAGAGCCCTCGTCCTACTCAAGGATAGGTTTTTCCAGGCAATACTTAACTCAAGTGGGGAAGGATCCAGAGCTTCCGTCTCGGTCGGCAGTGACTATTGCTTTATCAAAGAAAAAAGGGAGCAATGCTGTAGCCGTTGCCGACGCGGTCCTTGCACGCCTCAATGAACTGAAAACTACTGTTCTTCCTGCTGGTATTGATGTTGAAGTTACCCGCAACTATGGCAAGACTGCTGATGCAAAAGTAGATGACCTGCTTAACTCGCTTGGTTTTGCTGTTTTCACTGTGGTTCTTTTACTGGCTTTTACTCTAGGCTGGCGTGAAGCCGCGATTGTTGCCCTTGCTGTTCCGGTTAGTTTTTCACTCGCTTTATTTGTAAATTATATGCTCGGTTACACAATCAACCGCGTAACTCTTTTTGCCTTGATTCTATCACTTGGATTGGTAGTGGATGACCCTATTACTAATGTGGATAATATTCAGCGTCATATTCTCATGAAAAAAAAGAAACCTGCCGAGGCTACGCTTGACGCTGTATCGGAAGTTCTGCCTCCGGTAATAATGTCCACTCTGGCTATTATAGTTTCTTTTGTCCCACTTTTTTTCATTACCGGAATGATGGGGCCGTATATGGCTCCCATGGCTGCCAATGTGCCGCTGACAGTTACATTTTCAACTGTCTGCGCTTTAACAATTGTTCCATGGATGGCTTTGCGGTTATTAAAAAATATTAAGCCTAAAGCCGGAACGAGGATGTCTTCCGGTTCCGGTACCGGAAAAGTTGAACGTTTTTATTCGCGTATTATTACACCTTTTTTAGAATCGTCAGCCAAACGCTGGATGCTTCTCGGCGTAATTGTTTTCGGATTGATTATTTCTCTTGCGCTTGCCGGACTGCGATTTGTTCCTTTGAAAATGCTGCCGTTTGACAATAAAAATGAATTTCAAATTGTTATAGATATGGATGAGGGGACCCCTCTCGAACAGACTGACAGAGTTGTCCGTGAATTCGAGCAGGTTTTGCGCGGTGTTCCTGAAATTACAAATTTTGTGACTTATACAGGTGAACCTTCTCCTATGGATTTTAACGGGATGGTCCGTCACTATTATTGGAGAAATGGCGGAAATATGGCGGATATTCGTATTAACCTTGCGGATAAATCCCAGCGTAGTGAGCAAAGTCACGCTATTGTACTAAGGCTTAGACATGAGCTTGAGGCTGTTGCCAAGCGCAATAATGCCAAAATAAAGATTGTGGAATCTCCACCCGGTCCTCCTGTTATTTCTACCATTACCACGGAAATTTATGGAGCAGAGGACCGTCCTTATTCTGCGCTGATTGAAGGAGCTCGGCAGATTGAAGGAGTCATGGCTGATGAACCGGGAGTTGTTGATATTGATGATACGACTGAGTCGGATCGGGTGATGGTTGACTTTGTATTGGATAAGGAAAAGGCCGCCTTGCACGGGGTAACGGCTTTAAGCGTCGTTACTACTTTGCAAATGGCTTTATCAGGTATGGTTCCGGCTACAGTACATGTTGACGGAGAGCGTTTTCCTTTGCCTGTGAAATTGATTCTACCGCGTATTCGCAGGTCGGACGCAGGGACTCTTTCTCAGATCAAGGTTAAAACTATGGACGGAAAATCCGTTTCGCTGGCAGAGCTTGGTAAATTTGTGGAGGTTAATCAGGAACAACCAATTTATCATAAGAATTTAAAACGGGTTGTATACGTGTTTGCAGAAATGGCAGGGCGTGCTCCCGGCGAAGCTGTTCTTGATATGCAGTCTAAATTGAAAGCTGATCCGTTGCCGCCTTTTATCTGGTCCGAATGGGCCGGTGAAGGAGAATGGCAGATTACGCTTGATGTCTTCCGTGATCTTGGAATTGCTTTTGCGGCGGCTCTGCTTGGTATATATATTCTGCTTATTGTTGAAACCGGTTCATTTGGTATGCCACTTCTGATTATGAGTGCTATTCCTTTGACTCTGCTGGGGATTATGCCGGGATTCTGGCTGCTCAACGTAATCGGAACAGAAAGTGTTGTAGGAATGGTCGGTGAAGCCTTTGCTGATCCGGTATTTTTTACAGCTACCAGTATGATAGGAATGATTGCGCTAGGTGGAATTGTTATCCGCAATTCATTGGTCCTAATAGACTTTGTACGGAAATCAACTGCGGAAGGAATGGATCTTAAAACAGCTCTTATTCGTTCTGGGGCAGTACGTTTAAGGCCTATAGCTCTAACTGCGGCAACAACTGCTCTCGGGGCTTGGCCTATAACTTTAGATCCTATATTCTCAGGTTTGGCCTGGGCTTTGATCTTTGGGCTTATTGCTTCAACTTTATTTACTTTAGTTGTTATTCCAGTAGGCTATTTTGTTTTTGAAAGGAAGTAG